The Anser cygnoides isolate HZ-2024a breed goose chromosome 13, Taihu_goose_T2T_genome, whole genome shotgun sequence genome contains the following window.
TGAAAGGATTGTTGTGTACCATTTCTGAATACTTACAGCAGGTTTGATTTTGGAGATCTCTATAACGAAATAGACGCTTGCTGTTGCTTGTGGGATGGGTTTTCTGCGTGTCGGGATGCTCCAGAGAACTCTGTAGTGGTACCTCTTGCTGTACATCAGTTCCTCTTCACGGAGAAATTCTGACCAGTAAAGCCAGCTTTCATGAACCTCCCATGTCTGCTGAACAAACACATGGCACTAAGATTCCCTCTGTCTGGTAGAGATGACTTAAGAGAGGTGCTAAAAAGAAACTGAGGTgctcttatttcatttttcacactATTCCTGTGCCTGTGTAAGATGGCGTGACCTCTTGAGTCACGAGTGGATGGAATATTCACTCACAGAAATGTATTCTTCAATCTGCTGCCGTCCTCTCTCCACTGTGAAGTCCTTGCAGGTGGTCCACTGAATGTTTTTGGCAACATATTCAGCTTCTAAAACAGACAGAATGCTGagaatttcttctggaaatactCTGAAATGTTCTAAGACATTGCAAATAGGGCGAGCACACtacctttcccttttttctgcAGGGCTAGGAATTGTTCTGTTGCACCACGTATCACATTTGCGACGATCATCTCTACTGTTGCCTCAAGGgcagcattttcattttccttgtccATTATCTCCACCTTTAGAAAGAGAACtgtaaaaagagaaatgcaCAAATGCCCTGAGAGAGGATTGGCCTTCAGAGCTGCAGGATCCATTGGACAAACTCAGGCTGGTCTGGACAGGGATATTGAAACAGCAGCAGGCCCACCTCCCCGTATGATCCCTTGTTCCTCGCACTCACCTCTGCTCAGACCTAATGTGAGCAGCCTTAAGCTGCGGAGGCCAACTGTTGTTGCTTCAAAAATGCACTTCCTGGGCTGGTGGAAGCCTGGCGGAGCGGTTATAGGGGTGGCCGAGGTGATGCTGGGGAGCTGTGCAGACTGGCAGCGTTGCTGTGGCTGTCCCGTCCTACCTGTGGGAGCTAGCGAGCCCTTATGGCCTTGCCTTACCGCCTCGGGGAGTGTTGGGGGAGTCGTCATGGTGATCTGGTCATGGTGAGCTGATCCAGGCTCTTGGCATCCCACCAGAATGTAAGGGCCGCGGAAATTCCTCTCCAGCAGGACAGGCTCCCAGGCAGGAAGGCGGTGCCAGCAGGGAAACACACACAGACTTGTCTGGCTTTGTAGTGTCTGTCGGGCTCAGCAATTTGGGAACTGCATCTGCCTCCAGTTCTGTGCTCTGCAAAACTCAGGCTTGGGCTATGCCGCTGCACAGAGGTGCTTGGGCCGTGGGGCCCTCCAGAGGGTGCTGGACCACTGACTGACTGTAAGTCAGAGACATTTTAGCAAAACGCAGGGTGCTAAACCCCCAGCAGCCGCTCTGCCGGGACAGCAGGGGAATGTTAGTAGAGGAATAAAGGGGCAAAGTGGAGATGCTGGTCCTTGTGGTCTGACAGAGGCACTTCCCTTTGCTCATTTGcatgttctgcatttttcacTGGACTTTTGCTTACTTGGTCTCATCACTTCAGTAAGAAAATTGGGAAGAAGTGCAACACAAGAGGCTGCTTTGAAACAGATTGGCAAAAAAGGCCCAGAGGCCCAGAAGTTGTGCCAAGAAATGCAGAAGCCTCCATGGGGAAGCTTGTCAATAAGCTGGAAAATGGCTCAGCAGCTGAGGGGGTCTTGCTCTGGAGCCGCTGGGGAGGTGAGGCTCGGGACACAGACCCCTGGGGAGTTGTGTCAATAAGCTGGAAAATGGCTCAGCAGCTGAGGGGGTCTTGCCCTGGAGCC
Protein-coding sequences here:
- the AKAP14 gene encoding A-kinase anchor protein 14, whose protein sequence is MTTPPTLPEAVRQGHKGSLAPTGRTGQPQQRCQSAQLPSITSATPITAPPGFHQPRKCIFEATTVGLRSLRLLTLGLSRVLFLKVEIMDKENENAALEATVEMIVANVIRGATEQFLALQKKGKEAEYVAKNIQWTTCKDFTVERGRQQIEEYISTWEVHESWLYWSEFLREEELMYSKRYHYRVLWSIPTRRKPIPQATASVYFVIEISKIKPATLPVEVFFFLESSRLILRPEQCRFREKWLKDIIENKLILKRRLTF